A window of Macrotis lagotis isolate mMagLag1 chromosome 1, bilby.v1.9.chrom.fasta, whole genome shotgun sequence genomic DNA:
aagtcaggaggacctgaattcgaaactggtctcagacacttgataattaactagctgtgtgaccctggataagtaaGTTAATgaacattgccttgcaaaagaaaggaacaaaataaaccaacataTTCTAATATGACTGGGAGATTACAGGATATATTCATGTGAAAAAATCCAGAAACCCAAGATAGGAAGTTGAGTGATAAGCACTGGATTTAAGATTTgtgggaaaagaaatagaagcattattttcaggaaaataaatcCCAGACTACCTGaatacagggggaaaaaaatctaaaaagagacATGAAACAGATGACAAATTTCACATAGGGTAATAATACAGAAGTTTATCTATAGGAGGTTTTGATTGATGCAAAATTAATTTAAGTGATTTCCTTCTGTGTCTCagtctccctcttccttccttccttcctttcttcttcctagtTTATGTCTTTCTCCTTTAACTCTCTTTTCctactcttcctcttcctcactctaactttatctctctctctctctctctctctctctctctctctctctctctctctctctctccagaccGATGCTAATGTCCAACTGTATTGTATAAGAAAGTTTGGGGGTAAAGTAGGGGTTCACTGAAAATGTGTGTATTTTCCAATATTACTAGTCCTAAGAATCTATATCGGGGAGGGAGGGGggccagctaagtggcacaatgaatacagcactggccctggagttaggaggatctgaattcaaatctcacctctgacaataattgcttagctttgtgaccttggccaagtcactttaccccattgtctaaaataaatatttttttgaaaaaattaatctaAGGCAAGACTTGATTTTAATCTGCTCTGCCATTCTATATCTTCTATATGCTCAAATGACTGGTTTTGGTGATCGAAGTCTGTAGGATAATTATAGCATTAgatatgatatatagatatagataactaGATAGTTAACAATATGCTAGATGCAATACAAACTTAGAATTTCAGCAATAGAGACTGACAGAATTGAAAAGGGTGTGTAAATATAATTTAATCCAATCTTCCCATTTTGCAAACTGAAATACCATgacaaaaagcagaaaaataagaTGCCCATGGTCCTTTCTGATTTATGAGAAAGTCTTCATAGAGTACTTCactttttaataatgataataatcataacaataactagcatttatatgtcACTTTAAATTTCGTTAGGTAACCTCCagatatctcatttcatctttcccTCTCTGAGAGATAAATATTGGTATTAGCCCTATGTAACATATGAGGGAATTAAGggtgagagaagttaagtgatttgttctgtgtcacacagttaatatatAAGACCAGAGCTGaagttcttcctaattctaggtcctcaactctattcactgagccaaaCAGCTAACACTTTAGAGCACAGATCAAAACAGTACCATGATTACTTTTGTTTTATGACTCCTTAAACAGAAATATGTTAATATAACTCCCATAGTTTCATCatagaagcatttatttatttcattatattgttCAATAAGTCCAACTTTCTTACAATAGAATCATGGGTTGGAAAAACAAGACCACTGTCTCTGAGTTTCTCCTTATGGGACTATTTGAAGGATCAGAGCATCAACATCTACTCTTCTGGCTATTTCTGCTCATGTATCTGGTTACTGTGATTGGAAACCTGCTCATCATTGTGGCTGTTGCTTTCAACACTCATCTCCATACTCCTATGTACTACTTTCTAGCCAACTTATCTTTTACTGATGTCAACTTCATCTCTACCATAGTCCCCAAGATGTTGGTGAATATCCAAACTCAGAATAACTCCATCTCTTATTCTGACTGCCTAACACAGTtatatttttttatcatgtttGGTTCAGTAGATGAGTTTCTCCTGGCCACAATGGCATATGACCGTTATGTAGCCATTTGTTACCCACTCCATTATGCAGTAATGATGAGACCTCAGCTTTGTTTCCTCTTGATTTCAATTTCATGGGCTATTAATGGCCTTCATTCCCTCTTACATACATTGTTAATGAATGAACTAGTCTTCTGTGCTAAAAATGAAATTTCCCACTTCTTCTGTGACCTGAACCCCCTGCTGAAACTGTCCTGTACTGATATCTTCATTAATGAACTAATGATCCTCACCATTGGTGGTCTTGCTGGCATGACTCCTTTTATCTGTATAATCatatcttatatgtatatatccttgGCTATCCTAAGAATGCCATCTGCAAAAGGGAAGCAGAAAGCCTTTTCAACTTGCAGCTCCCACCTTTCTGTAGTAGCTCTCTTTTTTGGGACTGTCTTTGGAGTATATTTTAGTCCTTCATCCAACCACTCATCCCACAGTGACATCATTGCATCTGTAATGTACACGGTGGTGACCCCAATGCTGAACCCTTTTATCTACACCCTGAGGAACAGGGATATGAAAGCAGCCCTACAAAGACTCTTTTAAGTCTCATTCTTGAGGACTAAGATATCTAAAATTGTGTCTCTTCTCTTCTGCTCTCCAAACTGAGTAGCAGGAGGGCGTCAATTTCAAAGAATGTTCCCAAAGGCAAAGTATTTTGATTCATTCAGATTTCATCAATTATCTTAAGTTAACTCAGGTTTTTCTATCTGGGTTGACAAGTTTGAATTTGGATAAACATactaataatatatatttctattgttgaatattcaaaaataataaaatgttaagatAAATAATCAATCTTACAGAAGCTTAGtaacagaaaaagagagataaagcTACAGATAAATTCCATTTTGATGTCCCTTCTCAACATAGTCTGGTTGTCAGACTAGGGATTTCTGGTCATCTGAATATAAAATGACATCTGGTCACCTATTTCCCtattattttacttatatttacTTCTCACcttttatttatctatcatctgtaTATATTCAAATCTATGTCAGATAAACCCTGACTCAACAACATATGCTGTGATAATGAGATTTCTATTCAGAATCTACAACACAGACTTAGTTCTTTACCTAATTTTATGGCTAACTTAGCTATTAACAAGCCTTTTAGTCTCAGTTTCATATGTGTAGAATGAAGGAGCTGCACTGAATAAGTTATGAACATTTATATCACTAACTAAAGGTatcttttcaaaatgaaaaagaatgaa
This region includes:
- the LOC141500402 gene encoding olfactory receptor 1G1-like is translated as MGWKNKTTVSEFLLMGLFEGSEHQHLLFWLFLLMYLVTVIGNLLIIVAVAFNTHLHTPMYYFLANLSFTDVNFISTIVPKMLVNIQTQNNSISYSDCLTQLYFFIMFGSVDEFLLATMAYDRYVAICYPLHYAVMMRPQLCFLLISISWAINGLHSLLHTLLMNELVFCAKNEISHFFCDLNPLLKLSCTDIFINELMILTIGGLAGMTPFICIIISYMYISLAILRMPSAKGKQKAFSTCSSHLSVVALFFGTVFGVYFSPSSNHSSHSDIIASVMYTVVTPMLNPFIYTLRNRDMKAALQRLF